A window of Bradyrhizobium sp. AZCC 1610 contains these coding sequences:
- the mmsB gene encoding multiple monosaccharide ABC transporter permease, with protein MTDKAVALPGHTGFIKNNLRNYGMLLSLFAIMLFFQVMTDGTLLQPLNLTNLVLQNSYIVIMALGMLLIIVTGHIDLSVGSVAGFVGAVAAVLMVRYHIAYPLAFVACLLVGAAIGAAQGYWVAYFKIPSFIVTLAGMLVFKGLALAILAGQSVGPFPPTFQKLSSGFIPELFPGAGTLYPTSLLIGAVLAVALLYTSAKGRARQASHGIEVEPFGFFVAKSAVLFAVIVFFAGLIASHRGLPNVLVIMTALIALYGFVTTRTVIGRHIYAIGGNARAASLSGIKTERLTFLTFVNMGVLAALAGLVFAARLNTATPKAGAGFELDVIAACFIGGASAYGGVGRVGGAVIGAMIMGVMNNGMSILGIGIDYQQVIKGLVLLGAVCLDVYNQRR; from the coding sequence GGCACGCTGCTGCAGCCACTCAACCTGACCAATCTGGTGCTGCAGAACAGCTACATCGTGATCATGGCGCTCGGCATGCTGCTGATCATCGTCACCGGCCATATCGACCTGTCGGTCGGCTCGGTCGCGGGCTTCGTCGGCGCCGTCGCCGCGGTGCTGATGGTGCGCTATCACATTGCCTATCCGCTCGCCTTCGTCGCCTGCCTGCTCGTCGGCGCGGCGATCGGCGCCGCACAGGGCTATTGGGTTGCATACTTCAAGATTCCGTCCTTTATCGTGACGCTGGCCGGCATGCTGGTGTTCAAGGGGCTTGCGCTCGCCATCCTGGCGGGCCAGTCGGTCGGACCGTTTCCGCCGACCTTCCAGAAACTGTCCTCCGGCTTCATCCCGGAACTGTTTCCCGGCGCCGGCACGCTCTATCCCACCTCGCTGTTGATTGGTGCCGTGTTGGCGGTGGCGCTGCTCTATACCAGCGCGAAGGGCCGGGCACGGCAGGCGTCGCACGGCATCGAAGTCGAGCCCTTTGGCTTCTTCGTCGCCAAGAGCGCGGTGCTGTTCGCCGTGATCGTGTTCTTCGCCGGCCTGATCGCCTCGCATCGCGGCCTGCCCAACGTGCTGGTGATCATGACGGCGCTGATCGCGCTCTATGGCTTCGTCACCACCCGCACGGTGATTGGCCGCCACATCTACGCCATCGGCGGCAACGCCAGGGCCGCGAGCCTGTCCGGCATCAAGACCGAACGGCTGACGTTTCTGACCTTCGTCAATATGGGGGTGCTGGCCGCATTGGCCGGCCTCGTGTTCGCCGCGCGGCTCAATACCGCGACGCCGAAGGCCGGCGCCGGCTTCGAGCTCGACGTCATCGCGGCCTGTTTCATCGGCGGCGCGTCGGCCTATGGCGGTGTCGGCAGGGTCGGCGGCGCGGTGATCGGGGCCATGATCATGGGAGTCATGAACAACGGCATGTCCATCCTTGGCATCGGCATCGACTACCAGCAGGTGATCAAAGGGCTGGTGCTGCTCGGCGCCGTCTGCCTCGATGTCTATAACCAGCGACGATAG